A genomic region of Pseudomonas migulae contains the following coding sequences:
- a CDS encoding MFS transporter: MSAPDTTAIPKATARPGPFDWYRNINQQERRTFWSCKIGYGLDGMDTQMLSFVVPTLIAMWGITTGEAGLIHTSTLIASAIGGWVAGILSDRIGRVRTLQLTVLWFAFFTFLCGFAQNYEQLLISRTLMGFGFGGEWTAGAVLMGEVIRAKDRGKAVGMVQSGWALGWGLTAILYALLFSVLPPEDAWRALFILGIVPAIFVIFVRRLVKDPEIYREAKAKQEPSNPAKFYEIFAPGILFTTLRASVLTTGALGGYYAITSWLPTFLKNERGLSVLGTGGYLAMVIVGSYVGYVISAYLTDILGRKKNFILFAVGSFTIVLLYTQLPVSNGVMLWLGFPLGFFASGIFSGMGAFLTELFPTRIRGSGQGFCYNIGRALAALFPLLIGLMSQKVPLSVGIGAFAAVSYGVVILAALSLPETRGKQLEAE, translated from the coding sequence ATGAGTGCGCCCGACACCACCGCCATCCCGAAAGCCACGGCTCGCCCGGGACCTTTCGACTGGTATCGCAACATCAATCAGCAGGAACGCCGCACGTTCTGGAGTTGCAAGATCGGCTACGGGCTGGATGGCATGGACACCCAGATGCTCAGCTTCGTGGTGCCGACCCTGATTGCGATGTGGGGCATCACCACTGGCGAGGCCGGGCTGATTCACACCAGTACCCTGATTGCCTCGGCCATCGGCGGTTGGGTGGCGGGGATTCTGTCCGACCGCATCGGCCGTGTGCGCACCTTGCAACTGACGGTGCTGTGGTTCGCTTTTTTCACCTTCCTTTGCGGCTTCGCGCAGAACTACGAGCAACTGCTGATCAGCCGCACCTTGATGGGCTTCGGTTTCGGCGGTGAGTGGACAGCCGGCGCGGTGCTGATGGGTGAAGTGATTCGCGCCAAGGACCGCGGCAAGGCGGTGGGCATGGTGCAATCGGGATGGGCGCTGGGTTGGGGGCTGACGGCTATTCTGTATGCGCTGCTGTTCTCGGTGCTGCCGCCGGAGGACGCCTGGCGGGCGCTGTTCATCCTCGGCATCGTCCCGGCGATTTTTGTGATCTTCGTCCGCCGCCTGGTCAAGGACCCGGAAATCTACCGCGAAGCCAAGGCCAAGCAGGAACCGAGCAACCCGGCGAAGTTTTACGAGATCTTCGCGCCTGGCATTCTCTTCACCACACTTCGCGCTTCGGTGCTAACCACCGGCGCATTGGGCGGCTACTACGCAATCACGTCCTGGCTGCCGACTTTTCTGAAGAACGAGCGCGGTTTGAGCGTACTCGGCACGGGCGGTTATCTGGCGATGGTGATCGTCGGTTCCTACGTCGGTTATGTCATCAGCGCGTATTTGACTGACATCCTCGGGCGCAAAAAGAACTTCATCCTGTTCGCGGTTGGCTCGTTCACCATCGTGCTGCTCTACACCCAACTGCCGGTCAGTAATGGCGTGATGTTGTGGCTGGGCTTTCCTCTGGGCTTCTTCGCCTCAGGGATTTTCAGTGGCATGGGCGCGTTTTTGACTGAGCTGTTTCCCACGCGGATTCGCGGTTCGGGCCAGGGTTTTTGCTACAACATCGGCCGGGCGCTGGCGGCGTTGTTCCCGCTGTTGATCGGCTTGATGAGTCAGAAGGTGCCGCTGAGCGTAGGCATCGGGGCGTTTGCGGCGGTGTCCTACGGGGTGGTGATCCTCGCGGCCCTGAGCCTGCCGGAAACCCGTGGCAAACAACTCGAAGCCGAGTAA
- a CDS encoding biotin-dependent carboxyltransferase family protein produces MSRLLIEASTPLCLLQDAGRFGVRHLGVTQGGALDWRSMSWANWLLGNRLDASAIEITLGGFSVVAEDDCLLALAGADLGAQLDGQALAPWRSFKLRKGQRLQFTQPLLGARAYLAAPGGFDAPKVLGSSATVVREELGGLDGMGRALAKGASLDYSAEAPLLMRELPREQVPDFNLDSPLDLVLGAQIGEFSGQSLFDAFNSAWTLDSRADRMGIRLLGTALQYQGKPMISEGIPLGAVQVPPDGQPIVLLNDRQTIGGYPRLGALTPLALARLAQCLPGAKVRLRPVVQDVAHREQVEYLRRFLNR; encoded by the coding sequence ATGAGCCGTCTGTTGATTGAAGCGAGCACACCGCTGTGCCTGTTGCAGGATGCTGGCCGTTTTGGTGTGCGGCATCTGGGTGTCACTCAGGGTGGCGCACTGGATTGGCGCTCGATGTCGTGGGCCAACTGGCTGCTGGGCAACAGGCTCGATGCGTCAGCGATTGAAATCACCTTGGGTGGGTTCAGTGTGGTGGCTGAGGATGATTGCCTGTTGGCACTGGCCGGCGCGGACCTTGGCGCGCAGCTGGACGGGCAGGCGCTGGCGCCATGGCGCAGTTTCAAGCTGCGCAAAGGCCAGCGTTTGCAGTTCACTCAGCCGCTGCTGGGGGCGCGGGCTTATCTCGCGGCCCCGGGTGGGTTTGATGCGCCGAAGGTGTTGGGCAGCAGTGCGACGGTGGTGCGTGAGGAACTGGGTGGGCTGGATGGAATGGGCCGGGCGTTGGCCAAAGGTGCATCGCTAGACTACTCGGCTGAGGCGCCGTTATTGATGCGGGAATTGCCCCGTGAACAGGTTCCCGATTTTAATCTCGACTCACCGCTGGATCTGGTGCTGGGGGCGCAGATTGGCGAGTTCAGCGGCCAGAGTCTGTTCGACGCGTTCAACAGCGCCTGGACCCTCGACAGCCGCGCCGATCGCATGGGCATCCGCCTGTTGGGCACGGCGTTGCAGTACCAGGGCAAACCGATGATTTCCGAGGGTATTCCGCTGGGCGCGGTTCAGGTGCCACCCGACGGGCAGCCGATTGTGCTGCTCAATGATCGACAGACCATTGGCGGGTATCCGCGATTGGGGGCATTGACGCCGTTGGCGCTGGCACGGCTGGCGCAGTGTCTGCCGGGGGCGAAGGTGCGGTTGCGGCCGGTGGTGCAGGATGTTGCGCATCGGGAGCAGGTCGAGTATCTGCGGCGCTTTTTGAACCGCTAA
- a CDS encoding 5-oxoprolinase subunit PxpA yields MSRLLLNCDIGESFGNWTMGLDAEVMPFIDCANIACGFHAGDPSIMRKTVSLALSNGVQIGAHPAYQDLVGFGRRSMAYAAQELQDILHYQIGALDGLCRAQGGRVSYVKPHGAMYNDMMANPAQLRAVLQAVAAYDKTLPLMLMATRDNSAAQRLGDEYGVTLWFEAFADRAYDSAGMLVSRQLPGAVHHDPEKIIEQALTIARGDTLTASDGSALHLQANTLCVHGDNASSVAAVRRIREALDQQSAP; encoded by the coding sequence GTGAGCCGCCTGCTATTGAACTGCGACATCGGCGAGAGTTTCGGCAACTGGACCATGGGTCTGGACGCCGAGGTCATGCCCTTCATCGACTGCGCCAACATCGCCTGCGGCTTCCACGCCGGCGATCCGAGCATCATGCGCAAGACGGTCAGCCTGGCGCTGAGCAATGGCGTGCAGATCGGCGCGCATCCGGCCTATCAGGATCTGGTGGGGTTCGGCCGTCGTTCCATGGCGTATGCCGCCCAGGAACTTCAGGACATTCTGCATTACCAGATCGGCGCCCTCGACGGCCTCTGCCGGGCGCAGGGCGGGCGTGTCAGCTACGTCAAACCCCATGGCGCGATGTACAACGACATGATGGCGAACCCGGCGCAATTGCGCGCGGTCCTGCAAGCCGTGGCCGCTTATGACAAAACCCTGCCGCTGATGCTGATGGCGACCCGCGACAACAGCGCCGCGCAGCGATTGGGTGATGAATACGGCGTAACTCTGTGGTTCGAAGCCTTCGCCGATCGCGCCTATGACAGCGCCGGCATGCTGGTCTCGCGACAACTGCCGGGCGCGGTGCATCACGATCCGGAAAAAATCATCGAGCAGGCGCTGACCATTGCCCGTGGCGATACCCTCACCGCCAGCGACGGCAGCGCCTTGCACCTGCAGGCCAACACCCTTTGCGTGCATGGCGATAACGCCAGTTCGGTGGCCGCGGTACGGCGGATTCGCGAAGCCCTCGATCAGCAGAGCGCACCATGA
- the pxpB gene encoding 5-oxoprolinase subunit PxpB, with protein MKPRVEVVALDCLMVRLFDEIAEANMPWMLAASENLRVAFAGHLIDLVPSYTTLMVHYDLTALSPAQARELIAEALIDLSPNARTAGKCHVLPVWYDVSVGPELSLLSQRSGLAVEEVIRRHSEREYQVFALGFAPGFAFMGLVEEVLAAPRLNTPRKKVAAGSVGIAERQTAAYPVVSPGGWNLIGRTPAKLFDRERDGYSLMQPGDTVRFEAVSHAEFINLGGDDTPLEAQA; from the coding sequence ATGAAACCGCGGGTGGAAGTGGTGGCGCTGGACTGCCTGATGGTGCGTCTGTTCGATGAAATTGCCGAAGCCAACATGCCGTGGATGCTCGCTGCCAGCGAAAATTTGCGTGTTGCATTCGCGGGGCATCTTATCGACCTGGTGCCGTCCTATACGACGTTGATGGTGCATTACGATCTGACCGCATTAAGTCCGGCGCAGGCTCGGGAATTGATCGCTGAAGCACTGATCGATCTGTCGCCCAACGCCCGCACCGCAGGCAAATGTCATGTGCTGCCGGTCTGGTATGACGTGAGCGTCGGTCCGGAGTTGAGCCTGTTGTCTCAACGCAGCGGGTTGGCAGTGGAGGAGGTGATCCGCCGTCACAGTGAGCGTGAGTATCAGGTATTCGCCCTGGGCTTCGCGCCGGGTTTTGCCTTTATGGGGTTGGTGGAAGAGGTCCTTGCTGCACCGCGCCTGAATACGCCGCGCAAAAAAGTCGCGGCCGGCAGTGTGGGGATCGCCGAACGGCAAACCGCTGCTTATCCGGTGGTGTCCCCCGGCGGCTGGAACCTGATCGGCCGCACCCCGGCCAAACTGTTCGACCGCGAGCGCGACGGCTACAGCCTTATGCAGCCGGGCGACACTGTTCGTTTTGAAGCGGTCAGCCATGCCGAGTTCATCAACCTGGGCGGTGACGACACGCCATTGGAGGCACAGGCATGA